In the Acidobacteriota bacterium genome, AGGTGATGGCCGACGTCTTCGATGCCGACGTCTACCAGTTCGACGTCGGCAACTCGGCGGCGCTCGGCGCGGCGCTCCGCGCGTACCACGGCGATCGTCTGGCTGAGGGCGTCGAAGTGTCGTGGGACGAGGTCGTCGCCGGATTCGCGGAGCCCGTGCCGGCGAGCCGGGTCAGCCCTTCGCCGGAACGCGTGCGGGTGTACGCGGCGCAGCGTGAGGTCTACGCGGCGTGCGAGGCGCACGCCCTCGGCCGCGGCCCCGATCCGCACGGGCTGGTCCAGGCGTTCCGCGCGCGTTTCGGTTCTGATGCAGGCGCCCGGGGCTGAACGCCGTACCCCGGGAGCGCCGGGGCTTCACCCTCGGTGGAGGTAACGGCTCCATGCGGCGTCACGGCGTCCGATCGAGCCACCCGCGCGACCGCATCCACGCCTGCCAGCGGTCCGGCCACGCCGACGTCGTCCCGAGATCGTCGCGGACGCCGAACCCGTGCGGGCCCTTCTCGTACACGTGCATCTCGGCCGGCACCCCTGCGCGCCGCAACGCCTCGAAGAACATCAGGCTGTTCTCGACCGGCACGCTCGTGTCGTCGGTGGTGTGCACGAGGAACACGGGCGGTGTGGCGGCGGTCACCCGGGTCTCGAGCGAGAGCTGTTCGACGAGATCGGCCGGCGGGTCGTCGCCGAGCAGGTTGCGTCGTGAGCCCTCGTGCGCGAAGGGCCCGCGGAAGGTGATGACCGGGTAGAGCAGCGCGACGAAGTCGGGCCGCGCGCTCACGGCGTCGAGGTCGTGTCCCGTGCGTCCCTCCGGCGCGTCGAACAGGGTCGCGGCCGAAGCCGCGAGGTGCCCGCCGGCCGACGCGCCCGCGACACCGATCCGATCGGGCCGCACGCGGAACTCCGCCGCGCGCGACCTCACGAGGCGCACCGCGCGCAGCACGTCCTGGAGCGGCGCCGGGTGCCCGTACTCGACGAGGCGGTACTTCAGCACGAACGCCGAGACGCCCATCGCGTTGAGGCGCTGCGTCAAGCCCGCCCCCTCGTTGGCCATCGCGAGGCG is a window encoding:
- a CDS encoding alpha/beta hydrolase; amino-acid sequence: RLAMANEGAGLTQRLNAMGVSAFVLKYRLVEYGHPAPLQDVLRAVRLVRSRAAEFRVRPDRIGVAGASAGGHLAASAATLFDAPEGRTGHDLDAVSARPDFVALLYPVITFRGPFAHEGSRRNLLGDDPPADLVEQLSLETRVTAATPPVFLVHTTDDTSVPVENSLMFFEALRRAGVPAEMHVYEKGPHGFGVRDDLGTTSAWPDRWQAWMRSRGWLDRTP